In Nonomuraea sp. NBC_00507, the following are encoded in one genomic region:
- the thyX gene encoding FAD-dependent thymidylate synthase, whose product MGTVEPEIKFRSDMDVELIKSAASDADVLWAARVSTKGESSLAELEADPQRSKGLINFLMRDRHGTPFEHSSMTFYISAPIFVFREFMRHRTFSYNEESGRYRQLVPVFYVPGPDRQLVQEGKPGKYVFKDGTPKQHEIVTEATQESYRQSYRAYLDMLEAGVAREVARTVLPVGLYSSMYATCNARALMNFLSLRVKREDSAFPSFPQREIEMVAEKMERLWAELMPLTHEAFEANGRVCP is encoded by the coding sequence ATGGGCACTGTCGAACCCGAGATCAAGTTTCGTAGTGACATGGACGTGGAGCTGATCAAGTCCGCCGCATCGGACGCCGATGTGCTGTGGGCCGCACGCGTCTCCACGAAGGGGGAGAGCTCGCTGGCCGAGCTCGAAGCCGACCCTCAGCGCTCCAAGGGCCTCATCAACTTCCTGATGCGCGACAGGCACGGCACGCCGTTCGAGCATTCGTCCATGACCTTCTACATCAGCGCGCCGATCTTCGTCTTCCGCGAGTTCATGCGGCACCGCACCTTCTCCTACAACGAGGAGTCCGGCCGATACCGTCAGCTGGTCCCGGTTTTCTATGTGCCCGGCCCTGATCGCCAGCTGGTGCAGGAAGGCAAGCCCGGCAAATACGTGTTCAAGGACGGCACTCCCAAGCAGCACGAGATCGTGACCGAGGCGACGCAGGAGAGCTACCGGCAGTCCTACCGTGCCTATCTGGACATGCTGGAAGCCGGGGTCGCCCGCGAAGTGGCCCGCACGGTGCTCCCGGTCGGTCTTTACTCCTCGATGTATGCGACCTGCAACGCCCGCGCCTTGATGAACTTCCTGTCTCTCCGGGTCAAGCGAGAGGACTCCGCGTTCCCGTCCTTCCCGCAGCGGGAGATCGAGATGGTCGCGGAGAAGATGGAGAGACTGTGGGCGGAGCTCATGCCCCTGACCCATGAGGCCTTCGAGGCCAACGGGCGCGTCTGCCCCTGA
- a CDS encoding amidohydrolase family protein — translation MHPVDLPGTVRDALLAPLVDHHCHGVRRDDLTRAQFELLIHEGGSAAPPGTTHFDTPFGLAIRRWCAPLLDLEPHAPPAVYLARRAELGAAEVNSRLLAAAGVVAFLVDTGSEDADLLSAAEIGRYGGAAADELVRIEQIEHDVAETAELAVDYLDNLGEELTARAARAVGLKTVMAGLCGLDFDPARPSRGSVIAAANRRLADPKEPLTDPVLLRHLLWNAIEVARERGLPVQFHTGLGGVPGLGGGGAARFGGGAGADLHRTDPARLSTFIAGLQPAGVPVILLHCHPFHRQAAYLAGRYPHVYVDVGLALPHTAAASARVMEELLELAPFHKLLFSSGCRGAAESCLLGALYYRQALGAALAARVGAGEWSAADAAKIAHMIGSGNARRIYRL, via the coding sequence ATGCACCCCGTAGATCTACCCGGCACGGTGCGTGACGCGCTGCTGGCCCCGCTCGTCGACCACCACTGTCACGGGGTGCGCAGAGACGACCTGACCAGGGCCCAGTTCGAGCTGCTCATCCACGAGGGCGGCAGCGCGGCCCCGCCGGGCACCACCCACTTCGACACGCCGTTCGGCCTGGCGATCCGGCGCTGGTGCGCGCCCCTGCTCGACCTGGAGCCGCACGCCCCGCCCGCCGTCTACCTCGCCCGCCGGGCCGAGCTGGGCGCGGCCGAGGTCAACAGCCGGCTGCTGGCCGCGGCCGGGGTGGTGGCGTTCCTCGTGGACACCGGGTCCGAGGACGCGGACCTGCTGTCGGCGGCCGAGATCGGACGATATGGCGGCGCGGCGGCCGACGAACTGGTCAGAATCGAGCAGATCGAGCACGACGTGGCCGAGACCGCCGAGCTCGCCGTCGACTACCTCGACAACCTCGGCGAGGAGCTGACCGCCAGGGCCGCCAGGGCGGTCGGCCTCAAGACCGTCATGGCCGGGCTCTGCGGGCTGGACTTCGACCCGGCCAGGCCGAGCAGAGGCTCTGTGATCGCGGCGGCCAACCGGCGGCTGGCCGACCCGAAGGAGCCGCTCACCGACCCCGTCCTGCTGCGCCACCTGCTGTGGAACGCGATCGAGGTGGCCAGGGAACGCGGCCTGCCCGTGCAGTTCCACACGGGCCTCGGCGGCGTGCCGGGACTCGGCGGGGGCGGGGCGGCGCGGTTCGGCGGTGGCGCGGGGGCGGACCTGCACCGCACGGACCCGGCCAGGCTGAGCACCTTCATCGCCGGGCTCCAGCCCGCCGGCGTGCCGGTGATCCTGCTGCACTGCCATCCGTTCCACCGCCAGGCCGCCTACCTGGCCGGCCGCTACCCGCACGTCTACGTGGACGTCGGGCTCGCCCTGCCGCACACCGCCGCCGCGTCCGCCAGGGTCATGGAGGAGCTGCTGGAGCTGGCGCCGTTCCACAAGCTGCTGTTCAGCTCCGGCTGCCGCGGCGCGGCCGAGAGCTGTCTGCTGGGCGCCCTCTACTACCGGCAGGCGCTGGGCGCGGCGCTCGCGGCCAGGGTCGGCGCGGGGGAGTGGAGCGCCGCGGACGCGGCCAAAATCGCGCACATGATCGGCTCAGGGAACGCCCGCCGCATTTACCGCTTGTGA
- a CDS encoding DUF2071 domain-containing protein: MSFDGTPRPDPRWHHAQTDLDDFSIISYRVDADAVARHLPEGFAPMKMDFDDGPGTLISAVAFKDRDFHFRFLPQMSIDCGQINYRAYVTAYGKTGVWFFGTSLDHPVVAIPQHLWGMPWRRDRIRIEADWDGTPARWRLDAGDASCDATELPQPLSLLDGFTGEPDWLERLTHPTLGWYRRRGGKLGVYSIWHPVMRPRYLAAASASFPAFERLGLITPGTPPHSILGQRRLPFDIHTPPRRFRPEA, encoded by the coding sequence ATGAGCTTCGACGGCACACCCCGGCCGGACCCGCGCTGGCACCACGCGCAGACCGACCTCGACGACTTCTCCATCATCAGTTACCGGGTGGATGCCGACGCGGTGGCCCGGCACCTGCCCGAGGGCTTCGCTCCGATGAAGATGGACTTCGACGACGGACCGGGCACCCTGATCTCCGCGGTGGCCTTCAAGGACCGCGACTTCCACTTCCGGTTTCTGCCGCAGATGAGCATCGATTGTGGTCAGATCAACTACCGGGCCTACGTCACGGCGTACGGCAAGACGGGCGTGTGGTTCTTCGGCACCAGCCTCGACCACCCCGTCGTCGCGATCCCGCAGCACCTGTGGGGCATGCCGTGGCGCCGCGACCGCATCCGCATCGAGGCGGACTGGGACGGCACCCCGGCGCGCTGGCGGCTCGACGCCGGGGACGCCTCTTGTGACGCCACCGAGCTCCCCCAGCCGCTCAGCCTCCTGGACGGCTTCACGGGCGAGCCCGACTGGCTGGAGCGGCTCACCCATCCCACCCTGGGCTGGTATCGGCGTCGGGGCGGCAAGCTGGGGGTCTACAGCATCTGGCACCCGGTCATGCGCCCTCGCTATCTCGCCGCGGCCTCCGCGAGCTTCCCCGCGTTCGAGCGCCTCGGCCTGATCACGCCCGGCACGCCGCCGCACTCGATCCTGGGCCAGCGGCGCCTGCCTTTCGACATCCACACCCCGCCCCGCCGCTTCCGCCCGGAGGCGTGA
- a CDS encoding MarR family winged helix-turn-helix transcriptional regulator, whose protein sequence is MVEGLGEDEQRAWQGLLAVMLVGIPQVERTFRAHGLVHIEYGLLNALTRQPLRLSDLATVGNVSISRLSHRVSKLVERGYVRLRPDASDGRASVAEITDAGRAVIAEIAPHHAQALREVLFDHLTPEQTAALADAMQVVGTKLGACLDGRPH, encoded by the coding sequence TTGGTCGAAGGGCTCGGCGAGGACGAGCAGCGGGCGTGGCAGGGTCTGCTCGCGGTCATGCTCGTCGGCATCCCGCAGGTGGAGCGCACCTTCCGGGCCCACGGCCTGGTCCACATCGAATACGGGCTGCTCAACGCCCTGACCAGGCAACCGCTCCGGCTGAGCGACCTGGCGACCGTGGGCAACGTGTCGATCAGCCGGCTCAGCCATCGGGTCAGCAAGCTCGTCGAGCGCGGGTACGTACGGCTGCGGCCGGACGCGAGCGACGGGCGGGCCAGCGTGGCGGAGATCACCGATGCGGGGCGCGCGGTCATCGCGGAGATCGCCCCTCACCATGCACAGGCTCTTCGTGAGGTCCTCTTCGACCACCTGACGCCGGAGCAGACGGCCGCCCTGGCCGACGCCATGCAGGTCGTCGGCACCAAACTCGGCGCCTGCCTCGACGGCCGCCCCCACTGA
- a CDS encoding globin domain-containing protein gives MSLNPRLVKESFSVVEPQAERATAYFYGRLFAENPHLRAMFPPAMDVQRDRLFSALTRIVWSLDSPDSLAAFLGQLGRDHRKYGVIAEHYTAVGNALLATIRRFAADIWDHEIEAAWVAAYTAAANLMIESADDDSGVSPAWWLAEVIDHELRHRDIAVITLRPTQRLPYQAGQYVNVQTARWPRVWRTFSIANAPRTDNTIRLHVRSIPGGWVSTTLIRHTRIGDTLMVGPPMGTMTLREQSMRDVLCVAGGTGLAPLKAIIESIIASGRRPNIHLLYGARTAEELYDLPDLIAMESSFPWLRVLPVVSHQQSYDGMRGRLPEVTQRFHSWAEHDVYVCGPPGMVNETVRRLQIDGVPLSRIHRDIIQGER, from the coding sequence ATGTCGCTGAATCCGCGCCTGGTGAAGGAGAGTTTCTCCGTCGTCGAGCCGCAGGCCGAGCGCGCCACGGCCTATTTCTATGGCCGCTTGTTCGCGGAGAACCCGCACCTACGCGCCATGTTCCCGCCCGCCATGGACGTCCAGCGCGACCGCCTGTTCAGCGCGCTGACCCGGATCGTGTGGAGCCTGGACAGCCCGGACAGCCTGGCCGCGTTCCTGGGCCAGCTGGGCAGGGACCACCGCAAGTACGGCGTGATCGCCGAGCACTACACGGCGGTCGGCAACGCCCTGCTCGCCACGATCCGCCGCTTCGCCGCCGACATCTGGGATCATGAGATCGAGGCCGCCTGGGTGGCGGCCTACACGGCCGCGGCCAATCTGATGATCGAATCCGCCGACGACGATTCAGGCGTCTCCCCCGCGTGGTGGCTGGCCGAGGTGATCGACCATGAGCTGCGCCATCGCGACATCGCGGTCATCACGCTGCGGCCCACGCAGCGGCTGCCGTACCAGGCGGGCCAGTACGTCAACGTGCAGACCGCGCGCTGGCCGCGCGTGTGGCGGACGTTCTCCATCGCCAACGCGCCGCGCACGGACAACACGATCAGGCTGCACGTGCGCTCGATCCCCGGCGGCTGGGTGTCCACGACGCTCATCAGGCACACCCGCATCGGCGACACGCTCATGGTGGGCCCGCCGATGGGCACGATGACGTTGCGCGAGCAGAGCATGCGCGACGTGTTGTGCGTGGCGGGCGGCACCGGGCTGGCGCCGCTGAAGGCGATCATCGAGTCGATCATCGCCTCCGGCCGCCGCCCCAACATCCACCTGCTGTACGGCGCCCGCACCGCCGAGGAGCTCTACGACCTGCCCGACCTGATCGCGATGGAGTCGTCGTTCCCCTGGCTGCGGGTGCTTCCTGTGGTCTCCCACCAGCAGTCGTACGACGGGATGCGCGGCCGCCTGCCCGAGGTGACGCAGCGCTTCCACTCCTGGGCCGAGCACGACGTCTACGTGTGCGGCCCGCCCGGCATGGTCAACGAGACCGTCCGCCGCCTGCAGATCGACGGCGTGCCGCTGTCGCGCATCCACCGGGACATCATCCAGGGCGAACGCTAA
- a CDS encoding sialidase family protein, protein MPSPAGRRAIGALVIAGTLLLASTPAAADVRLTEIGADAYANATSQHGTQAGPDTFQWGTTIVTAQQAGRFFDGGASGIAFATSGDNGATWAKGVLPGITGFGGGPYQRVSNPSVAYDARHDVWLVASLGLTDTDGITGAAVVVSRSDDGGRTWADPVVVAAGGDLDKSWIACDNTPASPHYGRCHVAFDDHGAGNAISVARSADSGLTWTVTATAATGLGAQPVVRPDGAVVVPYLGDDDRIRAIRSRDGGATWSDSVPVSTVQRHTPAGGLRALPLPSAETDAAGTVYVVWQDCRFQLFCAGNDIVLATSADGAQWDHVTRVTADGGDHFIPGLGVDRSTSGGSARLALTYYRYPDAACAEATCRLTVAYTSSANGGGSWSPPAELRGPMKPDWLANTAQGRMAGDYISTSIVPGGNAFPAFTAAAAPAGGAYDVRTYTVSGGLPITGGGPALLSIEGPVAAGDTPPPDAPATAR, encoded by the coding sequence GTGCCATCGCCCGCCGGCCGCCGAGCCATCGGCGCGCTCGTCATCGCCGGCACGCTGCTGCTCGCCTCTACCCCGGCGGCGGCGGACGTCCGGCTGACCGAGATCGGGGCGGACGCGTACGCCAATGCCACCAGCCAGCACGGCACGCAGGCCGGGCCCGACACCTTCCAGTGGGGCACGACCATCGTGACCGCGCAGCAGGCGGGCAGGTTCTTCGACGGCGGGGCGTCCGGCATCGCGTTCGCGACGTCGGGCGACAACGGCGCCACGTGGGCCAAGGGCGTGCTGCCGGGGATCACCGGGTTCGGCGGAGGGCCGTACCAGCGGGTCAGCAATCCCTCCGTGGCCTATGACGCCAGGCACGACGTCTGGCTCGTGGCCTCGCTGGGGCTCACCGACACGGACGGGATCACGGGCGCGGCCGTCGTCGTCAGCCGCTCCGACGACGGCGGCCGCACCTGGGCGGACCCGGTCGTCGTCGCGGCGGGCGGTGACCTCGACAAGAGCTGGATCGCCTGCGACAACACCCCCGCCAGCCCGCACTACGGCCGCTGCCACGTCGCGTTCGACGACCACGGCGCGGGCAATGCGATCAGCGTCGCCCGCTCCGCCGACAGCGGCCTGACCTGGACGGTGACCGCCACCGCCGCGACCGGCCTCGGCGCGCAGCCGGTGGTGCGGCCCGACGGCGCCGTCGTGGTGCCCTACCTGGGCGACGACGACCGGATCCGCGCCATCCGCTCCCGCGACGGCGGCGCCACCTGGAGCGACAGCGTGCCGGTCTCCACGGTGCAGCGACACACGCCGGCGGGCGGGTTACGCGCTTTACCCCTGCCGTCGGCCGAGACGGACGCGGCCGGCACCGTGTACGTCGTCTGGCAGGACTGCCGCTTCCAGCTCTTCTGCGCCGGCAACGACATCGTGCTGGCCACGTCGGCCGACGGCGCCCAATGGGACCACGTCACCCGCGTCACCGCTGACGGCGGCGACCACTTCATCCCCGGCCTCGGCGTCGACCGCTCCACCTCCGGCGGCTCGGCCAGGCTCGCCCTCACCTACTACCGCTACCCCGACGCCGCCTGCGCCGAGGCGACCTGCCGGCTAACCGTCGCCTACACCTCCTCGGCCAACGGAGGCGGCAGCTGGTCCCCGCCCGCCGAGCTGCGCGGGCCGATGAAGCCGGACTGGCTCGCCAACACCGCGCAGGGGCGCATGGCCGGCGACTACATCTCCACCTCGATCGTCCCCGGCGGCAACGCCTTCCCCGCCTTCACGGCCGCCGCCGCACCCGCGGGCGGCGCGTACGACGTGCGCACCTACACCGTCTCCGGCGGCCTGCCCATCACGGGCGGCGGCCCCGCCCTGCTGTCCATCGAGGGCCCCGTCGCGGCCGGCGACACCCCGCCGCCCGACGCGCCGGCCACTGCCCGCTGA
- a CDS encoding helix-turn-helix domain-containing protein, which translates to MGAVAITEESFGDLLRSWRQRRRVSQLDLAIEADVSARHVSFLETGRARPSREMVMKLAEELGVPLRHRNRLLVAAGFAPVYPEREVRAPEMQVVRQALDKILAGHEPYPALVVDATWNLVAANSAAGMFMEGVPAELLKEPINVMRLSLHPDAMGGRLLNLAEVRAHLLHQLRRQAEMSGNGRLAELHDELASYTYPGVDLNVAHVPGPADILVPLRIAAGDRVLSMFTTIATFGTPVDVTVSELAIETFWPNDEETAAAFR; encoded by the coding sequence ATGGGAGCGGTAGCCATAACAGAAGAGTCTTTTGGTGATCTGTTGCGCTCATGGCGGCAGCGGCGCCGCGTGAGCCAGCTCGACCTGGCCATCGAGGCCGACGTCTCGGCTCGCCACGTCAGCTTTCTGGAGACCGGGCGCGCCCGGCCGAGCCGTGAGATGGTGATGAAGCTGGCCGAGGAGCTGGGAGTGCCGCTGCGGCACCGCAACAGGCTGCTGGTCGCGGCGGGGTTCGCGCCGGTCTATCCCGAACGCGAGGTACGCGCCCCCGAGATGCAGGTCGTCCGGCAGGCGCTGGACAAGATCCTGGCGGGGCACGAGCCCTATCCGGCGCTCGTGGTGGACGCGACGTGGAATCTGGTGGCGGCCAACTCGGCGGCCGGGATGTTCATGGAGGGCGTGCCGGCCGAGCTGCTGAAGGAGCCGATCAACGTGATGCGCCTGTCGCTGCACCCGGACGCCATGGGCGGCAGGCTGCTCAACCTCGCCGAGGTGCGCGCGCACCTGCTGCATCAGCTGCGCCGGCAGGCCGAGATGTCCGGGAACGGGCGGCTGGCCGAGTTGCACGACGAGCTGGCGTCGTACACCTATCCCGGGGTGGATCTCAACGTGGCGCACGTGCCGGGGCCGGCGGACATCCTGGTGCCGCTGCGGATCGCGGCCGGTGACCGGGTGTTGTCGATGTTCACGACGATCGCGACGTTCGGGACGCCGGTGGACGTGACGGTGTCGGAGCTGGCCATCGAGACGTTCTGGCCCAATGACGAGGAGACCGCGGCGGCGTTCCGGTAG
- a CDS encoding DoxX family protein, producing MDVFLWIVQILLGVAFVLSGIGKFVPLSERMRQQQAYQEDFTGAQLKGIGALEVLGGIGVVLPWATRIAPVLTPLAAAGLGLIMIGAALVHRRRKEPFTVNLVLLAMAVVVVAGRI from the coding sequence ATGGACGTTTTCCTCTGGATCGTGCAGATCCTGCTAGGCGTCGCCTTCGTCCTCTCGGGGATCGGCAAGTTCGTACCGCTCAGCGAGCGGATGCGGCAGCAGCAGGCGTACCAGGAGGACTTCACCGGCGCGCAACTCAAGGGCATCGGGGCACTGGAGGTGCTCGGCGGGATCGGCGTGGTGCTGCCCTGGGCCACCAGGATCGCCCCTGTCCTCACCCCGCTCGCGGCCGCCGGGCTCGGGCTCATCATGATCGGTGCCGCCCTGGTGCACCGGAGGCGGAAGGAGCCTTTCACGGTTAATCTGGTCTTGCTGGCGATGGCCGTCGTCGTAGTGGCGGGACGCATCTGA
- a CDS encoding WD40/YVTN/BNR-like repeat-containing protein yields MSDTLLAIGTRKGLFLARSADGGPFEIEPIQFSTVAVPSVAIDTRGTTPRLLAGIEYGHFGPSVMYSDDLGQTWGEADKPPIAFPEKTEATLTRVWQLTPSPSEPDVVWAGVEPGALFRSQDRGVTYELVEGLWEHPHRPQWQPGGGGLCLHTIIPHPSNPKIIGVAISTGGFYRSTDGGLSWEAANQGIRAPFMPEGQQYPEFGQCVHKVAMHPSRPDRLYLQHHFGVYRSDDFGGAWHDIGSPLPSDFGFPIVVHPSRPDTVYVLPLHADMDRTPVDHHYRVYRSDDAGTTWQPLDRGLPEEPVHATVLRDAMTMSEAGLFFGTRDGEVYGSRDDGATWTLVGRHLPDVLTVRAAVL; encoded by the coding sequence ATGAGTGACACACTGCTCGCGATCGGCACCCGCAAGGGCCTTTTCCTCGCCCGCTCGGCGGACGGCGGTCCGTTCGAGATCGAGCCGATCCAGTTCTCCACGGTCGCGGTGCCCTCGGTGGCGATCGACACCCGCGGCACCACACCCCGGCTCCTGGCCGGCATCGAATACGGTCACTTCGGTCCATCCGTCATGTATTCGGACGACCTCGGCCAGACCTGGGGTGAGGCGGACAAGCCGCCCATCGCCTTCCCCGAAAAGACCGAGGCGACCCTGACCAGGGTGTGGCAGCTGACGCCTTCACCCTCCGAGCCCGACGTCGTGTGGGCGGGCGTCGAGCCGGGCGCGCTGTTCCGCTCGCAGGACCGCGGCGTCACCTACGAGCTCGTCGAAGGCCTCTGGGAGCACCCCCACCGGCCGCAGTGGCAGCCGGGCGGCGGCGGCCTGTGCCTGCACACGATCATCCCGCACCCGTCCAACCCCAAGATCATCGGCGTGGCGATCTCCACAGGCGGCTTCTACCGCTCGACCGACGGCGGCCTGTCCTGGGAGGCGGCCAACCAGGGCATTCGCGCCCCGTTCATGCCCGAGGGGCAGCAATATCCGGAGTTCGGGCAGTGCGTGCACAAGGTCGCCATGCACCCGTCCCGGCCCGACCGGCTCTATCTGCAGCACCACTTCGGCGTCTATCGCAGTGACGACTTCGGCGGGGCCTGGCACGACATCGGCTCCCCGCTCCCGTCGGACTTCGGCTTCCCGATCGTCGTGCACCCGTCCCGGCCGGACACGGTCTACGTGCTGCCGCTGCACGCCGACATGGACCGCACACCCGTCGACCACCACTACCGCGTCTACCGCAGCGACGACGCCGGCACCACGTGGCAGCCCCTCGACCGGGGGTTGCCGGAGGAGCCCGTGCACGCGACCGTCCTGCGCGACGCGATGACCATGTCGGAGGCGGGCCTGTTCTTCGGCACGCGCGACGGCGAGGTCTATGGATCCCGCGACGACGGCGCGACGTGGACGCTGGTCGGCCGGCACCTGCCCGACGTGCTCACCGTGCGCGCGGCGGTGCTGTAG
- a CDS encoding sialidase family protein, which yields MRFRHALSMAAAGTLVLAATSLSGPQASAEGFGYDDLKPWQQRLVSGALVDGLAERSGAARRGLTGFKPAATPDCGDRRGDNVKVNVNCATVTDADLHGRSQAQNETWIAVNPNDPRQIVAGYNDYRRGDGTCGVSYSGDAGASWADSTVPNGFTRGTAFGGAARQYWQGGGDPSVDWDSRGNVYLSCLAFNRGRTVSPNPDQSSAMFVFRSTGTAGASFNFTGRPVAEHADTAGAGNVLLDKQLMAVDHYVSSPFRDRVYVTWTTFDADGTAYIFGAYSADYGESFSDPVLISGDSALCSSTFGVPTPRGRCNVNQFSHPSVGPDGALYVVWANYNTTPAGPGDNHLQVLLAKSTDGGASYSAPVKAGDFFDLPDCATYQNGQDPGRSCVPEKGPTFTSIFRAANYPYVNVNPKNPAQVTVSYGSFISRNSRESGGCTPTGFTGPLGNPLYTGVKSACNNDIVVSESTDGGASFAGTSADVRTLPSATDRPGQRTTDQFFHGSDYTPGGKYVVTYYDRQYGNAAVTGFSDISLSTRTGSGYATQRVTSSSMPPPTQFGGLFFGDYIQVSASATGAYPAWVDTREPALFLCPGTGEPGVPPKTCTAPMPQADPANEQEIFTARRPVF from the coding sequence ATGCGCTTCCGGCATGCCCTCAGCATGGCCGCCGCGGGCACTCTCGTGCTCGCCGCGACCTCCTTATCGGGCCCCCAGGCCAGCGCCGAGGGGTTCGGCTACGACGATCTCAAGCCCTGGCAGCAGCGCCTGGTCTCGGGTGCCCTCGTGGACGGCCTGGCCGAGCGGTCCGGCGCCGCCCGGCGCGGGCTGACCGGTTTCAAACCCGCGGCCACGCCGGACTGCGGCGACCGCCGCGGCGACAACGTCAAGGTCAACGTCAACTGCGCCACCGTCACCGACGCCGACCTGCACGGGCGCTCGCAGGCCCAGAACGAGACCTGGATCGCGGTCAACCCGAACGACCCCAGGCAGATCGTGGCCGGCTACAACGACTACCGGCGCGGTGACGGCACCTGCGGTGTGTCGTACTCGGGCGACGCCGGCGCGAGCTGGGCGGACTCCACCGTGCCGAACGGCTTCACCAGGGGCACCGCGTTCGGCGGGGCCGCCCGCCAGTACTGGCAGGGCGGCGGCGACCCGTCGGTGGACTGGGACAGCCGCGGCAACGTGTACCTGTCGTGCCTGGCCTTCAACCGGGGCCGCACCGTCAGCCCCAACCCCGACCAGTCCAGCGCCATGTTCGTCTTCCGCTCCACGGGCACGGCCGGCGCCTCCTTCAACTTCACCGGGCGGCCCGTCGCCGAGCACGCCGACACCGCGGGCGCCGGGAACGTCCTGCTGGACAAGCAGCTCATGGCGGTCGACCACTACGTCTCCAGCCCGTTCAGGGACCGCGTGTACGTGACGTGGACGACGTTCGACGCCGACGGGACGGCGTACATCTTCGGCGCGTACTCGGCGGACTACGGCGAGTCGTTCAGCGACCCCGTCCTGATCAGCGGCGACTCCGCGCTGTGCTCCAGCACCTTCGGCGTCCCCACGCCGCGGGGCAGGTGCAACGTCAACCAGTTCTCGCACCCCAGCGTCGGCCCCGACGGCGCGCTGTACGTGGTGTGGGCCAACTACAACACCACCCCGGCCGGGCCGGGCGACAACCACTTGCAGGTGCTGCTGGCCAAGTCCACCGACGGCGGCGCCAGCTACTCCGCGCCGGTGAAGGCCGGCGACTTCTTCGACCTGCCCGACTGCGCCACCTACCAGAACGGCCAGGACCCCGGCCGCTCCTGCGTGCCGGAAAAGGGCCCCACGTTCACCTCGATCTTCCGGGCCGCCAACTACCCCTACGTCAACGTCAACCCGAAGAACCCCGCGCAGGTGACGGTGTCGTACGGATCGTTCATCAGCCGCAACTCGCGCGAGTCCGGCGGCTGCACGCCGACCGGCTTCACCGGGCCGCTGGGCAACCCGCTCTACACCGGCGTCAAGTCCGCCTGCAACAACGACATCGTGGTCTCCGAGTCCACCGACGGCGGCGCGAGCTTCGCCGGCACCTCGGCCGATGTGCGCACCCTGCCCTCGGCCACCGACCGGCCCGGGCAGCGCACCACCGACCAGTTCTTCCACGGCTCCGACTACACCCCTGGCGGCAAGTACGTCGTCACCTACTACGACCGCCAGTACGGCAACGCCGCCGTCACCGGCTTCTCCGACATCTCTCTGTCCACCCGCACCGGCTCCGGCTACGCGACCCAGCGGGTGACCTCATCGAGCATGCCGCCGCCCACGCAGTTCGGCGGGCTGTTCTTCGGTGACTACATCCAGGTGTCGGCCAGCGCGACCGGCGCCTACCCGGCCTGGGTGGACACGCGCGAGCCGGCGCTGTTCCTGTGCCCGGGCACGGGTGAGCCGGGTGTACCGCCGAAGACGTGCACGGCGCCGATGCCGCAGGCCGACCCGGCCAACGAGCAGGAGATCTTCACGGCGCGCAGGCCCGTCTTCTGA
- a CDS encoding gamma-glutamyl-gamma-aminobutyrate hydrolase family protein, whose amino-acid sequence MARPLIGITAYFEAARWGDWVREAVISPPSYAKAVARAGGAPVVLPPLGPHAIEDYVRGLDGVLLAGGVEMAAAAYNGEQDEHVPEPQVHRDRFELALARAAVRADVPILAIARGMHVLNVAQGGTLIPWLPEMLDHDRHGEPGATHAIQVSVSSKLGKAIGDHVEVVAPHHQSVRRLGSGLLAVAWADDQIVEGIELQGHRFGVGVQWHPERGADNRLFDAFMEAAR is encoded by the coding sequence ATGGCCCGACCGCTGATCGGAATCACCGCCTACTTCGAAGCCGCCCGCTGGGGCGACTGGGTGCGGGAGGCCGTGATCTCCCCGCCCTCCTACGCCAAGGCGGTCGCTCGGGCAGGGGGTGCGCCCGTGGTGCTGCCGCCGCTCGGCCCCCACGCCATCGAGGACTACGTACGCGGGCTCGACGGCGTGCTGCTGGCCGGCGGCGTCGAGATGGCGGCCGCCGCCTACAACGGCGAGCAGGACGAGCACGTCCCCGAGCCGCAGGTGCACCGCGACCGCTTCGAGCTGGCCCTGGCCAGGGCGGCCGTGCGCGCCGACGTCCCCATCCTGGCCATCGCCAGGGGCATGCACGTGCTCAACGTCGCGCAGGGCGGCACGCTGATCCCGTGGCTGCCCGAGATGCTCGACCACGACCGGCACGGCGAGCCGGGCGCCACGCACGCGATCCAGGTCAGCGTCTCCAGCAAACTCGGCAAGGCGATCGGCGACCACGTCGAGGTCGTCGCGCCGCACCACCAGTCCGTCCGGCGGCTCGGCAGCGGCCTGCTGGCCGTGGCCTGGGCCGATGACCAGATCGTCGAGGGCATCGAGCTGCAGGGCCACAGGTTCGGCGTAGGTG